From the Diospyros lotus cultivar Yz01 chromosome 13, ASM1463336v1, whole genome shotgun sequence genome, one window contains:
- the LOC127788664 gene encoding leucine-rich repeat receptor-like protein kinase PXC1, which produces MALSSLASLSLLLLLCLSLSRLSLSIPTNDTAALSLFQSDTDAHGILLSNWTLSADAGDACSASWRGVRCSNGRVIALSLPSLDLRGPIAALSALDQLRLLDLHGNRLNGTLDALTNCTRLKLLYLSNNDFSNQIPSSISSLTKILRLDLSNNNLKGPIPDSLSNLTRLLTLRLQNNELSGPVPGFLGSIPGLKELNLSNNEFYGHLQESLRGKFGDPSFSGNEGLCGSGPLPVCSFSNAPPATASAQTVPSNPSSLPSTTIIDENKKPSRKGLNPGAIVAIVVANSVVLLVITSFLVAYYCGRNSRDSSSRSDTESAKRRSSSSYTTEKKVYAGDSDGTNATDGSKLAFFDRKKQFELEDLLRASAEMLGKGSLGTVYKAVLDDGYTVAVKRLKDANPCARKEFEQYMDVIGKVKHPNIVRLRAYYYAKEEKLLVYDYLPNGSLHSLLHGNRGPGRIPLDWTTRISLVLGAARGLARIHTEYSATAIPHGNVKSSNVLLDKNGVACISDFGLALLLNPAHATARLGGYRAPEQTEVKRLSQKADVYSFGVLLLEVLTGRAPSRYLSPSRPRLEEEEQAVDLPRWVLSVVKDEWTAEVFDQELLRYKNIEEELVAMLQVGLACVSPQPEKRPTMAEVAKMIEDIRVEQSPLGEDYDESRNSLSPSLATTEEALAGY; this is translated from the exons ATGGCCCTTTCTTCTCtcgcttctctctctcttctccttctcctatgcctctctctctcccggcTCTCTCTTTCTATACCCACCAATGACACCGCCGCCCTCTCCCTCTTCCAGTCCGACACCGACGCTCACGGCATACTCCTCTCCAACTGGACGCTCTCTGCTGACGCCGGCGACGCCTGCTCCGCCTCCTGGCGAGGCGTCCGCTGCTCCAACGGCCGGGTCATCGCCCTCTCCCTCCCCTCCCTCGACCTCCGCGGTCCCATCGCCGCCCTATCGGCCCTCGATCAGCTCCGCCTCCTCGACCTCCACGGCAACCGCCTCAATGGCACCCTTGACGCCCTCACCAACTGCACCCGCTTGAAGCTCCTCTACCTCTCCAACAACGATTTCTCAAACCAGATTCCGTCTTCCATCTCTTCGCTCACTAAAATTCTCCGATTAGACCTCTCCAACAACAACTTGAAAGGTCCGATTCCGGACTCGCTTTCGAACCTGACCCGCCTCCTCACGCTCCGCCTCCAGAACAACGAGCTCTCCGGACCGGTTCCTGGATTTCTCGGCTCAATTCCTGGGCTCAAGGAACTcaatttatccaacaatgagtTTTATGGCCACTTACAGGAGAGTTTACGGGGCAAGTTCGGGGACCCGAGCTTTTCAGGCAACGAAGGTCTTTGCGGATCGGGTCCGTTGCCAGTCTGTTCCTTCTCAAACGCCCCTCCGGCCACGGCTTCGGCCCAGACTGTTCCGTCGAATCCTAGTTCGCTACCTTCCACCACCATAATTGACGAGAACAAGAAACCGTCCCGGAAAGGCCTTAATCCAGGCGCCATAGTTGCAATTGTGGTTGCCAATTCCGTCGTCTTGCTGGTGATCACGTCGTTTCTTGTGGCTTACTATTGTGGAAGAAACTCGAGAGATTCGAGTTCGAGATCGGATACAGAGAGCGCAAAGAGAAGAAGCTCGAGTAGCTACACCACCGAGAAGAAGGTCTACGCCGGAGACAGTGACGGCACGAACGCGACCGATGGGAGCAAGCTGGCATTCTTCGACAGGAAGAAGCAGTTTGAACTGGAGGATTTGCTTCGGGCATCGGCGGAGATGCTCGGGAAAGGAAGCCTTGGAACGGTGTATAAGGCGGTGCTGGACGACGGCTACACTGTGGCGGTGAAGCGGCTGAAAGACGCCAACCCTTGCGCTAGGAAGGAGTTCGAGCAGTACATGGATGTGATCGGAAAGGTCAAGCATCCGAACATCGTCCGGCTTCGAGCTTACTACTACGCTAAAGAGGAGAAACTTCTCGTCTACGACTATCTCCCCAATGGAAGCTTGCATTCACTTCTCCACG GAAACCGCGGTCCTGGGAGAATTCCTCTAGATTGGACAACAAGGATCAGCTTGGTGTTGGGAGCGGCGCGAGGGCTAGCCAGGATCCATACAGAGTACTCTGCAACAGCAATTCCCCATGGAAATGTGAAATCATCCAATGTTTTGCTCGACAAAAATGGAGTTGCCTGCATTTCTGATTTTGGGCTAGCGTTGCTTTTGAACCCAGCTCATGCAACGGCAAGGCTGGGCGGATACAGAGCGCCAGAACAAACCGAAGTCAAGAGGCTCTCCCAGAAGGCAGATGTCTACAGTTTCGGAGTCCTGTTACTGGAAGTGCTCACTGGCAGAGCCCCGTCCCGGTACCTGTCCCCGTCCCGGCCCCGCCTTGAGGAGGAGGAGCAGGCGGTGGACTTGCCCAGATGGGTCCTATCAGTGGTGAAGGACGAGTGGACGGCAGAAGTGTTTGATCAGGAGCTGCTCAGGTACAAGAACATTGAGGAGGAGCTTGTGGCAATGCTGCAAGTTGGGCTGGCATGTGTGTCGCCACAGCCTGAGAAAAGGCCAACTATGGCTGAAGTTGCCAAGATGATTGAGGACATCAGGGTGGAGCAGTCGCCACTCGGGGAAGATTACGACGAGTCACGCAACTCGCTCTCGCCATCGCTTGCCACCACTGAGGAGGCGCTCGCCGGCTACTGA